The following coding sequences are from one Ficedula albicollis isolate OC2 chromosome 14, FicAlb1.5, whole genome shotgun sequence window:
- the ELFN1 gene encoding protein ELFN1 — MAGRRWAATSALCMCVAAVSLLHAGGARADCWLIEGDKGFVWLAICSQNQPPYESIPQQINSTIVDLRLNDNKIKSVQYASLSRFGNLTYLNLTKNEISYIEDGAFSGQFNLQVLQLGYNRLRNLTEGILRGLGKLEYLYLQANLIETVTPNAFWECPNIVNIDLSMNRIQRLDSNTFRGLSKLSVCELYSNPFYCSCELLGFLQWLEAFTNMTRTYDRMQCDSPPDYMGYYLLGQGRTGYRNALSMLSSLCTGGSYTVIPRFIPPRYQVTTVPSESPCSEEECSSGDGTTPQFSLFTPIGETEVRPNIQVKHLNHNSAVLTVQIPYPFSKMYILSQFENGFSSMITKLRKKEENITVSNLVAQRDYTYCVVSVHQYSKYNHTCVTITPTRPNRKEPVPTPSTATHYIMTILGCLFGMVIVLGVVYYCLRKRRQQEEKHKKAAGSMKKTIIELKYGPEMETTSITQLSQGQILGGETVTRIPYLPSAGEVEQYKLIESSETPKATKGNYMEVRTGEQPERRDCELSLPPDTQGSVAEISTIAKEVDKVNQIINNCIDALKSESTSFQGVKSGAVSTVEPQLVLLSEQIPSKHGFLSPVYKESYNHPLQRHHSMEAAPKRSSTSSSGSIRSPRSYRSEGSGHKSEAKYIEKTSPTTDTILTVTPAAAILRAEAEKIRQYSEHRHSYPSSHPGEQHDSMGGRKPSILEPLTRPRPRDLAYSQLSPQYHNLSYTSSPEYTCKPSHSIWERFKLNRKRHKDEEEYMAAGHALRKKVQFAKDEDLHDILDYWKGVSAQQKS, encoded by the coding sequence ATGGCAGGTCGCCGGTGGGCCGCGACGTCAGCGCTCTGCATGTGCGTGGCGGCCGTGTCTCTCCTGCACGCCGGCGGGGCGCGGGCGGACTGCTGGCTCATCGAGGGGGACAAGGGCTTCGTCTGGTTGGCCATCTGCAGCCAGAACCAGCCCCCCTACGAGTCCATCCCCCAGCAGATCAACAGCACCATCGTGGACTTGCGGCTGAACGACAACAAGATCAAGAGCGTGCAGTACGCCTCGCTCAGCCGCTTCGGCAACCTGACATACCTCAACCTGACGAAGAACGAGATCTCCTACATCGAGGACGGTGCCTTTTCAGGACAGTTCAacctccaggtgctgcagctgggttACAACCGGCTGAGGAACCTCACCGAGGGCATCCTCCGGGGCCTGGGGAAGCTGGAGTACCTCTATCTCCAGGCCAACCTCATCGAGACCGTCACGCCCAATGCCTTCTGGGAGTGCCCCAACATAGTGAACATCGACCTGTCCATGAACAGGATCCAGAGACTAGACAGCAACACTTTCCGGGGCCTCAGCAAGCTCTCTGTCTGTGAACTCTACAGTAACCCCTTCTACTGCTCCTGCGAGCTCCTGGGCTTCCTGCAATGGCTGGAGGCTTTCACCAACATGACACGCACCTACGACCGGATGCAGTGCGACTCCCCGCCCGACTACATGGGCTACTACTTGTTAGGCCAAGGCCGGACTGGCTACCGCAATGCTCTGAGCATGCTCTCTTCCCTTTGCACCGGTGGTTCCTACACTGTGATCCCTCGTTTCATCCCTCCCAGGTACCAGGTGACCACGGTGCCCTCCGAAAGCCCCTGCTCCGAGGAGGAGTGCTCCTCCGGCGACGGCACGACGCCGCAGTTCTCCCTGTTCACGCCCATCGGTGAGACGGAGGTGCGCCCCAACATCCAGGTGAAGCACCTCAACCACAACTCGGCCGTCCTCACCGTGCAGATCCCCTACCCCTTCAGCAAGATGTACATCCTCTCCCAGTTCGAAAACGGCTTCTCCTCCATGATCACCAAGCtcaggaagaaggaggagaacaTCACCGTGAGCAACCTAGTAGCACAGAGAGATTACACCTACTGTGTGGTCTCTGTTCACCAGTACTCCAAGTACAACCACACCTGTGTCACCATCACCCCCACCAGACCCAACCGCAAGGAGCCGGTGCCCACCCCTTCCACTGCCACCCATTATATCATGACAATCCTGGGCTGCCTCTTCGGCATGGTGATTGTCCTGGGCGTGGTGTATTACTGCCTCCGGAAGCGGCgccagcaggaggagaagcacAAAAAGGCTGCCGGCAGCATGAAGAAAACCATCATCGAGCTGAAGTACGGGCCAGAAATGGAGAccaccagcatcacccagctgtcccagggacAGATACTGGGGGGGGAGACAGTGACCCGCATCCCCTACCTACCTTCTGCTGGCGAAGTCGAGCAGTACAAGCTGATTGAGAGCAGCGAGACCCCCAAGGCCACCAAGGGCAACTACATGGAGGTGAGGACAGGTGAGCAGCCTGAGAGGCGAGACtgtgagctgtccctgccaccagACACCCAGGGCTCAGTGGCTGAGATCTCCACCATTGCCAAGGAGGTGGACAAGGTGAACCAGATCATCAACAACTGCATCGATGCCTTGAAATCCGAGTCCACCTCCTTCCAAGGGGTGAAGTCGGGGGCAGTCTCCACGGTGGAGCCTCAGCTGGTGCTCTTGTCAGAGCAGATCCCCAGCAAGCACGGGTTCCTTTCCCCCGTCTACAAGGAAAGCTACAACCACCCTCTCCAGCGACACCACAGCATGGAGGCGGCCCCCAAACGCTCCAGCACCTCTTCCAGCGGCTCCATTCGGAGCCCCAGGTCCTACCGCTCCGAGGGATCGGGCCACAAATCCGAAGCCAAATACATCGAGAAGACATCCCCCACCACCGACACCATCCTCACTGTGACGCCGGCCGCCGCCATCCTGCGGGCGGAGGCGGAGAAGATCCGCCAGTACAGCGAGCACCGGCACTCGTACCCCAGCTCGCACCCGGGGGAGCAGCACGACAGCATGGGCGGCAGGAAACCCTCCATCCTGGAGCCCCTGACCCGCCCTCGCCCCAGAGACCTGGCCTACTCCCAGCTCTCGCCCCAGTACCACAACCTGAGCTACACCTCCAGCCCGGAGTACACCTGCAAACCCTCGCACAGCATCTGGGAGCGCTTCAAACTCAACCGCAAGCGGCACAAAGACGAGGAGGAGTACATGGCAGCCGGCCATGCCCTACGCAAAAAGGTCCAGTTTGCCAAAGACGAGGATCTTCACGACATCCTAGACTACTGGAAGGGCGTCTCTGCCCAGCAAAAGTCCTGA